Proteins from a single region of Syntrophales bacterium:
- a CDS encoding methyltransferase domain-containing protein — MTGSDGAQRRDFDHAATSWDEKPERVRLAGDVADAIVREIPLDRRMDCLDLGCGTGLLTLLLAPKVGTLTAADGSRGMLEVLNGKIERMGWTGVKTLQVDIDAGPLPAGPYHLVASSMTLHHIRDIPALLRRVFAVLHPGGRIALADLDAEKGRFHHDNRGVFHFGFDRSSLAGDAAAAGFESVGTTTAARILKEGKRGGIREFTVFLLTARKPGNREGTP; from the coding sequence GTGACCGGATCCGACGGAGCGCAGCGGCGCGATTTCGACCACGCGGCCACGTCCTGGGACGAAAAGCCGGAGCGGGTCCGTCTCGCCGGGGACGTGGCCGACGCGATTGTGCGCGAGATCCCGCTGGACCGACGGATGGACTGCCTCGATCTCGGCTGCGGGACGGGCCTGCTCACGCTCCTCCTGGCACCGAAGGTCGGAACACTGACCGCCGCGGACGGGTCCCGCGGCATGCTGGAGGTTCTGAACGGAAAGATCGAGCGGATGGGCTGGACCGGTGTGAAGACCCTGCAGGTTGACATCGATGCCGGTCCACTCCCCGCCGGCCCGTACCACCTGGTCGCGAGCAGCATGACCCTTCACCACATCCGGGACATCCCCGCGCTCCTCCGGCGGGTTTTCGCGGTCCTCCATCCCGGCGGGCGGATCGCCCTGGCGGACCTCGACGCGGAAAAGGGACGCTTCCACCATGACAACCGGGGCGTTTTCCATTTCGGATTCGACCGCTCTTCGCTGGCCGGGGATGCCGCCGCGGCGGGATTCGAATCCGTCGGGACCACAACGGCGGCCCGAATCCTGAAAGAGGGGAAAAGGGGCGGTATCCGGGAGTTTACGGTCTTCCTCTTGACCGCCAGAAAACCGGGGAACAGGGAGGGAACACCATGA
- a CDS encoding efflux RND transporter permease subunit — translation MNLSAIWIRRPVMTILVMVSILFFGIHSYRQLPVNNLPNVDFPTIQVYASLTGASPEVMASTVATPLEKEFTKIAGLQSMSSTNRTGSTTITLQFSLERNIDAAAQDVNTAIAAARYLLPNDMPSPPSYSKTNPADQPIMYFVMTSKTMPMTDVQDLAEDFVSGSLSTVDGVAQVKVMGAQKKAVRVRVDPRKMAARGIGLNEVSDAIKQGNVSRPGGTLDGSFQSYTMESTGQLPDARAYNRLVVSSKNGIPIRIEDIGRAEDAIEYEKTKLWFLTKDTEYNAIILAVSKQPGQNTVRIATDMKEKIPQLQKMIPEAVEFMLLYNQADYIRESIEDVQFTLLLTIFLVVAVIFLFLGSLLPTIIPGIAVPLSLVATFAVMDLLGFSLNNLSLMALTLSVGFVVDDAVVMMENIVRKIEEGEDAMQAAFTGSREIGFTILSMTISLVVVFIPILFMGGIIGRLFREFAVSIGVAILVSGFISLTLTPMLCSRLLNRYHDGRRRRFQEWTEQFFRRAADFYGRTLWVPLNHPVATLGLTGVILLLSFFLFVWIPKGFVPSQDQDYFLVFTKAADRSSFDYMVEHQGEVNRIIQAHPDLRGLLSVAGSEEGSNSGFALVTLKPGSERKKSVTDIINELRPKLNDIPGMVAFPFNPPPIPIGGRSTTAAWQYTLQSNSLEDLYRAALALEEKMAGLPSLVDVNSDLNIQSPRIRIVIDRDKASSLGLTASQIQDGLYTSFGSRQVSTIYSTSNEYNVILELDPAFREDPSSLSMIYIKSSRDKLVPLTAFSSIEEKLVPLSVSHSGQLPSATISFNLKQGFSIDQAMAQIRDVSARVLPQTVTAQFEGASQEFQKSFGNLGFLLFVTIFIIYVVLGILYESFIHPVTILSALPLAAFGALVSLILFRLNLDLYAFVGIIMLVGLVKKNGIMMVDFAVVAEEEEKLDARSAIHKACVIRFRPIMMTTMAALFGTLPIALGIGAGGDARMSMGVAVVGGLLFSQMLTLYVTPVFYVCFDRLGRRLKRGKGRAVEDGGSPASEGPTPA, via the coding sequence ATGAACCTCTCCGCGATCTGGATCCGCCGGCCCGTCATGACCATCCTGGTCATGGTGAGCATCCTCTTCTTCGGGATCCACAGCTACCGGCAGCTTCCCGTCAACAACCTGCCCAACGTCGATTTCCCGACCATCCAGGTCTATGCCAGCCTCACCGGAGCCAGTCCCGAGGTCATGGCATCCACCGTGGCCACGCCGCTGGAGAAGGAGTTCACGAAGATCGCCGGCCTCCAGTCCATGTCCTCGACGAACCGGACGGGCAGCACGACCATCACCCTCCAGTTCTCCCTGGAGCGCAACATCGACGCCGCGGCCCAGGACGTGAACACGGCCATCGCCGCCGCCCGCTACCTCCTGCCGAACGACATGCCCTCGCCCCCGTCGTACTCCAAGACGAATCCGGCCGACCAGCCCATCATGTACTTCGTCATGACCTCCAAAACCATGCCGATGACGGACGTCCAGGACCTGGCGGAGGATTTCGTCAGCGGCTCCCTGTCCACCGTGGACGGCGTGGCGCAGGTCAAGGTCATGGGGGCCCAGAAGAAGGCCGTCCGGGTCCGGGTGGATCCGCGGAAGATGGCCGCCCGGGGCATCGGCCTGAACGAGGTGAGCGACGCCATCAAGCAGGGGAACGTCAGCCGGCCCGGCGGGACCCTTGACGGATCCTTCCAGTCCTATACGATGGAATCGACCGGCCAGCTCCCCGACGCCCGGGCCTACAACCGCCTGGTCGTGTCCAGCAAGAACGGCATCCCCATCCGGATCGAGGACATCGGCCGCGCAGAAGATGCCATCGAATACGAGAAGACGAAGCTCTGGTTCCTGACAAAGGACACGGAGTACAATGCCATCATCCTGGCCGTGAGCAAGCAGCCCGGCCAGAACACGGTCCGAATCGCCACGGACATGAAGGAGAAGATCCCGCAGCTCCAGAAGATGATCCCCGAGGCCGTCGAGTTCATGCTCCTGTACAACCAGGCGGACTACATCCGGGAATCCATCGAGGACGTCCAGTTCACCCTCCTCCTGACCATCTTCCTCGTCGTCGCGGTGATCTTCCTGTTTCTCGGGTCCCTCCTGCCCACGATCATCCCGGGTATCGCCGTTCCCCTTTCCCTGGTGGCCACCTTCGCCGTCATGGACCTCCTGGGGTTCAGCCTCAACAACCTGTCCCTCATGGCCCTGACCCTGTCCGTCGGATTCGTTGTCGATGACGCCGTCGTCATGATGGAGAACATCGTCCGGAAGATCGAGGAGGGGGAGGACGCGATGCAGGCGGCCTTTACGGGCTCCCGGGAGATCGGCTTCACGATCCTCTCGATGACCATCTCGCTCGTGGTCGTTTTCATCCCGATTCTCTTCATGGGCGGGATCATCGGCCGCCTGTTCCGGGAATTCGCCGTCAGCATCGGCGTCGCCATTCTCGTCTCCGGATTCATCTCCCTGACCCTGACCCCGATGCTATGCAGCCGCCTCCTCAACCGCTATCACGACGGCAGGCGGCGGCGCTTCCAGGAGTGGACGGAGCAATTCTTCCGGCGGGCCGCCGATTTCTACGGCCGGACCCTCTGGGTCCCCCTCAACCATCCGGTGGCGACGCTCGGCCTGACCGGGGTGATCCTCCTCCTGTCGTTCTTCCTGTTCGTCTGGATTCCCAAGGGCTTCGTCCCCTCCCAGGACCAGGACTATTTCCTCGTCTTCACGAAGGCCGCCGACCGGTCCTCCTTTGACTACATGGTGGAGCACCAGGGCGAGGTAAACCGGATCATTCAGGCCCACCCGGACCTGCGGGGGCTTCTGTCCGTCGCCGGCAGTGAGGAGGGGTCAAACTCCGGTTTCGCCCTCGTCACCCTGAAACCGGGCTCGGAGCGGAAGAAAAGCGTGACCGACATCATCAATGAGCTTCGGCCGAAGCTGAACGACATCCCCGGCATGGTCGCCTTCCCCTTCAACCCGCCGCCCATTCCAATCGGAGGAAGGTCCACCACCGCAGCCTGGCAGTACACGCTGCAGAGCAACTCCCTGGAGGATCTCTACCGGGCGGCCCTGGCCCTCGAAGAGAAGATGGCAGGCCTTCCGTCGCTCGTGGACGTGAACTCGGACCTCAACATCCAGAGTCCCCGCATCCGCATCGTCATCGACCGGGACAAGGCGTCGTCCCTGGGCCTCACGGCCTCCCAGATCCAGGACGGCCTGTACACGTCCTTCGGGTCCCGGCAGGTTTCCACCATCTACAGCACAAGCAACGAGTACAACGTGATCCTGGAGCTGGATCCGGCGTTCCGGGAAGACCCGTCCTCCCTCTCCATGATCTACATCAAGTCCTCCCGCGACAAGCTCGTCCCGCTGACAGCCTTCTCAAGCATCGAGGAAAAGCTGGTCCCCCTGTCGGTCAGCCACTCGGGACAGCTTCCTTCGGCGACGATCTCCTTCAATCTCAAGCAGGGCTTCTCCATCGACCAGGCCATGGCCCAGATCCGGGATGTCTCCGCCCGGGTGCTGCCCCAGACCGTGACGGCCCAGTTCGAGGGGGCCTCGCAGGAATTCCAGAAATCCTTCGGAAACCTGGGCTTCCTCCTCTTCGTCACCATTTTCATCATCTATGTCGTCCTGGGGATTCTCTACGAGAGCTTCATCCACCCCGTCACCATCCTCTCGGCCCTTCCGCTGGCGGCCTTCGGGGCCCTCGTCTCCCTCATCCTGTTCCGCCTGAATCTGGACCTCTACGCCTTCGTGGGGATCATCATGCTCGTGGGCCTGGTGAAGAAGAACGGCATCATGATGGTCGACTTCGCCGTCGTGGCGGAGGAAGAGGAGAAGCTGGACGCCCGGAGCGCCATCCACAAGGCCTGCGTGATCCGCTTCCGCCCCATCATGATGACCACGATGGCGGCCCTGTTCGGGACCCTGCCCATCGCGCTGGGCATCGGCGCCGGGGGCGACGCCCGGATGTCCATGGGCGTGGCCGTCGTCGGGGGCCTCCTGTTCTCCCAGATGCTGACCCTCTACGTGACTCCCGTCTTCTACGTCTGCTTCGACCGCCTGGGGCGGAGGCTGAAGCGTGGGAAGGGCCGGGCTGTGGAAGACGGCGGCTCGCCGGCCTCCGAAGGCCCCACACCGGCCTGA
- a CDS encoding efflux RND transporter periplasmic adaptor subunit — MKRGVLLGMVLLLAVGFSAAGCGKKEAQHASAAVPITAGEAVRKDMPVQIQAVGLVEAYRTVTVVPQVTGKIAAVHFREGQEVRKGDLLFSLDPAPFREELRQAEARLAKEEAQFDHDRAEARRYAFLLEKGAVSRSEYDRYRTTETTQSQTVRDNRAAAEKARLNLQYCSITAPIAGKTGTYGVNPGAVVSANSGTLTTVNQIRPVYVRFSIPENRLADVRRQMRQSSLKVTATLPGKEKDAREGVLVFVDNAVDPDSGMIRLKAEFPNPDGFLWPGQFASAALELTIQKSALVVPSPAVQRSQEGHYVFVIRKDGTVTQRPVTVDRVAGPDTVLAKGVEPGETLVTDGHLKLREGFPVEVKKAAAGKP, encoded by the coding sequence ATGAAAAGAGGCGTTCTCCTCGGGATGGTATTGCTGCTGGCTGTCGGTTTCTCGGCAGCCGGATGCGGAAAGAAGGAAGCGCAGCATGCGTCGGCGGCGGTGCCCATCACAGCCGGCGAGGCGGTCCGGAAGGACATGCCCGTCCAGATCCAGGCCGTGGGCCTCGTGGAGGCGTACCGCACCGTGACGGTGGTTCCCCAGGTGACCGGGAAGATCGCGGCCGTTCATTTCCGGGAGGGCCAGGAGGTCCGGAAGGGGGATCTCCTGTTCAGCCTGGACCCCGCCCCGTTTCGCGAGGAGCTTCGCCAGGCGGAGGCCCGGCTGGCCAAGGAGGAGGCCCAGTTCGACCACGACCGGGCGGAGGCCCGGCGCTATGCCTTCCTCCTGGAGAAGGGAGCCGTCTCCCGGTCCGAATACGACCGGTACCGGACAACCGAGACCACCCAGTCTCAGACCGTCCGGGACAACCGCGCCGCCGCCGAGAAAGCGCGGCTCAACCTCCAGTACTGCTCCATCACAGCCCCCATCGCGGGCAAGACGGGAACGTACGGCGTCAATCCCGGGGCCGTCGTCTCGGCCAACTCCGGGACCCTCACCACGGTGAACCAGATCCGCCCCGTCTACGTCCGCTTCTCCATCCCGGAGAACCGGCTGGCCGACGTCCGCCGCCAGATGCGGCAGTCGTCCCTGAAGGTGACGGCCACGCTGCCCGGAAAGGAAAAGGACGCCCGGGAGGGGGTCCTCGTCTTTGTCGACAATGCCGTCGATCCCGACTCCGGTATGATCCGCCTCAAGGCGGAATTCCCCAATCCGGACGGCTTCCTGTGGCCCGGGCAGTTCGCCAGCGCGGCCCTGGAACTCACGATCCAGAAGAGCGCCCTGGTGGTGCCGTCGCCGGCCGTCCAGAGAAGCCAGGAGGGCCATTACGTATTCGTCATCCGGAAGGATGGGACGGTGACCCAGCGTCCCGTGACGGTGGACCGCGTCGCGGGGCCCGACACGGTCCTGGCGAAGGGGGTGGAGCCCGGGGAGACACTCGTGACGGACGGCCACCTGAAACTCCGGGAGGGCTTCCCCGTGGAGGTCAAGAAGGCGGCAGCCGGAAAGCCCTGA
- a CDS encoding TolC family protein: MGLRNLRLTLFPIALFLLFTTVSARAEVPAIREGETLSLSRCIEIALKRHPALAAYAYEAEAREAQAAQARKDYFPKIDVTGGYTRYTPDDRNAADNYSLIPLESYSYYSASATLTQNIYDFGKREATIRMRDLSRDASLHDLENQRLALVHSVREAYYELLRTSRNREVQTEKAGKFEAHLRQAKLFFEAGTKSRYDVTKAEVDLSNARLELTSAENEEMLARVSMNQVMGIPSPPSYRIEDNLAFQRYPVVLDEATAQALESRSDLKSLAAQLEAAEREIDLARKEYLPSLSGKAGYSYDGSERPLSRGWNAGVTVSVNFFEGMATQNRIREALAKRNKLQAQLDSKRLDVRTEIQKACLNLLKAERSISDAALAVRQAEENLEIVTLKYSAGLSTPVEVTDATVGFSDAKLKHIQALYDYRKAQSAIEKATGKKI; the protein is encoded by the coding sequence ATGGGTCTCAGAAATCTCCGGCTCACCCTGTTCCCGATCGCCCTTTTCCTTCTTTTCACGACCGTATCGGCCCGGGCGGAGGTGCCGGCCATCCGGGAAGGCGAGACCCTCTCCCTTTCCCGCTGCATCGAGATTGCCCTGAAGCGGCATCCGGCCCTGGCGGCCTATGCGTATGAAGCGGAGGCCCGGGAGGCCCAGGCGGCCCAGGCGAGGAAGGACTACTTCCCCAAGATCGACGTCACCGGCGGCTACACGCGCTACACCCCCGACGACCGGAACGCCGCCGACAACTACTCCCTGATTCCCCTGGAATCGTACAGCTACTACAGCGCCTCCGCCACCCTCACCCAGAACATCTACGATTTCGGAAAACGGGAAGCGACCATCCGGATGAGGGATCTGTCCCGGGACGCCTCCCTGCACGACCTGGAAAACCAGCGGCTGGCCCTGGTCCACTCCGTCCGAGAGGCCTATTACGAGCTCCTCCGGACCTCCCGCAACCGGGAGGTGCAGACGGAGAAGGCCGGCAAGTTCGAGGCGCATCTCCGGCAGGCAAAGCTCTTCTTCGAGGCCGGGACCAAGTCCCGCTACGACGTGACCAAGGCGGAAGTGGACCTGAGCAACGCCCGGCTGGAGCTGACCTCCGCCGAAAACGAAGAGATGCTGGCCCGGGTGAGCATGAACCAGGTCATGGGCATCCCCTCTCCCCCGTCCTACCGGATCGAGGACAACCTGGCGTTCCAGCGCTACCCGGTCGTCCTTGACGAAGCGACGGCCCAGGCCCTGGAGTCCCGGTCGGACCTGAAATCCCTGGCGGCACAGCTCGAAGCGGCGGAGCGGGAAATCGACCTGGCCCGGAAGGAGTATCTCCCCAGCCTCAGCGGCAAGGCCGGCTACTCGTATGACGGGAGCGAAAGGCCCCTCTCCCGGGGCTGGAATGCCGGTGTGACCGTGTCGGTCAATTTCTTCGAGGGCATGGCCACGCAAAACCGCATCCGGGAGGCCCTGGCGAAGCGGAACAAGCTCCAGGCCCAGCTGGATTCCAAGCGGCTCGATGTCCGCACGGAGATCCAGAAGGCCTGCCTGAACCTGCTGAAGGCGGAAAGAAGCATCTCTGACGCAGCCCTGGCCGTCCGGCAGGCGGAGGAAAACCTGGAAATCGTAACGCTCAAGTACTCGGCGGGGCTGAGCACGCCGGTGGAGGTCACAGACGCCACGGTGGGCTTCAGCGATGCGAAACTGAAACATATCCAGGCCCTCTACGACTACCGGAAGGCCCAGTCCGCCATCGAAAAGGCCACGGGGAAGAAGATATGA
- the lepB gene encoding signal peptidase I produces the protein MSKPKSKTQEYVEAIIIAILIALFIRTFLVQAFKIPSGSMKPTLLIGDHILVNKFIYGVKIPFVRNTLIPIKDPKRGDIVVFIYPEDRSKDFIKRVIAVGGDTVEIRNKQIFLNGNPQNDGHGVHVDEVIFPASLQPRDNFGPVTVPRDTIFVMGDNRDQSYDSRFWGFVDLKDVMGKAFVIYWSWNRDDTWVRWDRLGMLLQ, from the coding sequence ATGTCGAAACCAAAGTCCAAGACCCAGGAGTACGTCGAGGCGATCATCATCGCCATTCTGATCGCCCTGTTCATCCGCACCTTCCTCGTGCAGGCCTTCAAGATCCCCTCGGGATCCATGAAGCCGACCCTGCTGATCGGGGACCACATCCTGGTGAACAAGTTCATTTACGGGGTCAAGATCCCCTTCGTCCGCAATACCCTGATTCCCATCAAGGATCCGAAGCGGGGTGACATTGTCGTCTTCATCTACCCGGAAGACCGCTCCAAGGATTTCATCAAGCGGGTCATCGCCGTCGGGGGGGACACCGTCGAAATCAGGAACAAGCAGATCTTTCTGAACGGCAATCCCCAGAACGACGGCCACGGGGTCCACGTGGACGAGGTCATCTTCCCGGCCTCCCTGCAGCCGCGTGACAACTTCGGCCCCGTTACCGTTCCCAGGGACACGATCTTCGTGATGGGAGACAATCGCGACCAGAGCTACGACAGCCGGTTCTGGGGCTTCGTCGACCTCAAGGACGTCATGGGCAAGGCCTTTGTCATCTACTGGTCCTGGAACCGCGACGACACATGGGTCCGCTGGGACCGGCTGGGCATGCTTCTGCAGTGA
- a CDS encoding DUF456 domain-containing protein, translating to MSFLESAGIFLLIITFLVGLLATLLGLPGQFLILAAALVYAAATGFATLGWKVLLILVFLAALAEALDFGLRAVGAARFGASRKGAWAAILGSIAGMFLFTPFLFGLGTVLGAFAGGFAGVFAVEMMQQRKIRPALRAGLGSILGGMAVILAKGGAALVMIVVTLINIYS from the coding sequence TTGTCCTTTCTGGAATCGGCCGGCATCTTTCTTCTCATCATCACCTTCCTGGTGGGATTGCTGGCCACCCTGCTCGGACTGCCCGGCCAGTTCCTGATCCTGGCGGCGGCCCTTGTGTACGCCGCCGCGACGGGATTCGCCACCCTGGGCTGGAAGGTCCTCCTGATTCTGGTCTTCCTGGCGGCCCTGGCGGAGGCGCTCGACTTCGGCCTCCGGGCGGTCGGTGCGGCCCGGTTCGGAGCCTCCCGGAAGGGCGCCTGGGCGGCGATCCTGGGCAGCATCGCCGGCATGTTTCTCTTCACCCCGTTCCTGTTCGGCCTGGGAACGGTGCTGGGGGCCTTCGCCGGAGGATTTGCCGGCGTTTTTGCCGTGGAAATGATGCAACAGCGGAAGATCCGGCCGGCCCTGCGCGCCGGCCTGGGGTCGATTCTGGGCGGGATGGCGGTCATCCTGGCAAAGGGAGGCGCCGCCCTGGTCATGATCGTCGTTACCCTCATCAACATTTATTCGTAA
- the secF gene encoding protein translocase subunit SecF: protein MELIKAGTNFDFVGKMKIAFGISLALIVISIASIVWHGGLNYGIDFAGGTLIQIKFQHEPAPEKIRAAFKPIGLEGSTIQQYGENEVVVRIGDSAENTKETSDKIQQALTSALGAGTFDIRRVEYVGPKVGKDLTKKALLAIFFSWVGMLIYIAFRFEFRYGVGGILALVHDTIITVGALSLLGKEFDLTIVAALLTIIGYSINDTIVVFDRIRENVRKNIKQDLATLINTSVNETLSRTILTALTVFIVLVALFFLGGAVIHDFAFTLLVGIVIGTYSSIFIASSIVLAWERLRPAGKKGKK from the coding sequence ATGGAACTGATCAAGGCGGGTACCAACTTCGATTTCGTCGGCAAGATGAAGATCGCCTTCGGCATATCCCTGGCACTGATCGTCATCAGCATCGCCTCCATCGTCTGGCACGGAGGTCTCAACTACGGCATCGACTTTGCCGGGGGGACTCTCATTCAGATCAAGTTCCAGCACGAGCCGGCCCCGGAGAAGATCCGGGCGGCCTTCAAGCCCATCGGCCTGGAGGGGAGCACCATCCAGCAGTACGGTGAGAACGAGGTGGTGGTGCGCATCGGCGACTCGGCTGAAAACACAAAAGAAACAAGCGACAAGATCCAGCAGGCCCTGACGTCCGCCCTCGGAGCGGGGACCTTCGACATCCGCCGCGTCGAGTACGTGGGACCCAAGGTCGGGAAAGACCTGACCAAGAAGGCGCTCCTGGCGATTTTCTTTTCCTGGGTCGGCATGCTCATCTACATCGCCTTCCGGTTCGAGTTCCGTTACGGCGTGGGCGGCATCCTGGCCCTGGTGCACGACACGATCATCACCGTGGGGGCACTGTCGCTCCTGGGCAAGGAGTTCGACCTCACCATCGTGGCGGCCCTGCTTACGATCATCGGCTACTCCATCAACGACACCATCGTCGTCTTCGACCGGATCCGGGAAAACGTCCGGAAAAACATCAAGCAGGACCTGGCCACGCTGATCAACACCAGCGTGAACGAAACCCTGAGCCGGACCATCCTGACCGCCCTGACGGTCTTCATCGTCCTGGTGGCGCTCTTCTTCCTGGGGGGAGCGGTGATCCACGACTTTGCCTTTACCCTCCTCGTCGGCATCGTGATCGGAACCTATTCCTCCATTTTCATCGCCAGCTCCATCGTGCTGGCCTGGGAGAGGCTCCGGCCGGCAGGGAAAAAGGGGAAAAAGTAA
- the secD gene encoding protein translocase subunit SecD has protein sequence MIKSIRIRVAITVVICLGALFYLTPTLIPDLPEFWKKNLPSDRIHLGLDLQGGMHLILEVDTAKALESTMERTSNDLKETLMDKRVRFRNIERTKAGISLELPDPASRGAFDKILKDSYPDLEVAKSETREGRDQVTLKIKDKRAAEMKTFVVEQSLETIRNRVDQFGISEPEIMPQGDDRIVVQLPGIQDPARAKNLIGKTALLEFKLLDEEHSLDDALRGNVPEGSAVLRGYKVEPESGRRTDVPYLVRNKTLLTGGALENAQVKISDRFGEPYVAIKFNSQGANEFERITGENVKKRLAIVLDGVVHSAPVIQEKISGGQAQITGTFTMDEAKDLAIVLRAGALPAPVVILEERTVGPSLGQDSINKGLWSVAIGGLLVVLFMGFYYKWAGVIANSAVILNIILLMGTLSAFKATLTLPGIAGIVLVIGMAVDANVLIFERIREEVRNGKTPKMAVEAGYGKAFLTILDSNVTTLIAALFLFGFGTGPVKGFAVTLTIGIIASMFTAVFVTRIVFDHFVLNRKISRISV, from the coding sequence ATGATCAAGAGCATCCGCATCCGTGTCGCCATTACCGTTGTCATCTGCCTGGGGGCGCTGTTTTACCTGACGCCGACCCTGATTCCGGACCTGCCCGAGTTCTGGAAGAAAAATCTTCCCTCGGACCGGATCCACCTGGGGCTGGACCTGCAGGGGGGAATGCACCTCATCCTGGAGGTGGACACCGCGAAAGCCCTTGAAAGCACGATGGAACGCACGTCCAACGACTTGAAGGAAACCCTGATGGACAAGCGCGTCCGCTTCCGCAACATCGAGCGGACGAAGGCGGGCATCAGCCTGGAGCTGCCGGATCCGGCCTCCCGGGGGGCCTTCGACAAGATCCTGAAGGACAGCTACCCCGATCTGGAGGTGGCCAAATCGGAAACCCGGGAAGGGCGCGACCAGGTGACCCTGAAGATCAAGGACAAGCGGGCCGCGGAGATGAAGACGTTTGTCGTCGAGCAGAGCCTGGAGACCATCCGGAACCGGGTGGACCAGTTCGGCATCTCCGAACCGGAAATCATGCCCCAGGGGGACGACCGGATCGTCGTCCAGCTTCCGGGGATCCAGGACCCCGCCCGGGCGAAGAACCTGATCGGCAAGACGGCGCTTCTGGAGTTTAAGCTCCTCGACGAGGAGCATTCCCTGGACGACGCCCTCCGTGGCAACGTCCCCGAGGGAAGCGCGGTCCTCCGCGGCTACAAGGTGGAGCCGGAATCGGGCCGCCGGACCGACGTGCCCTATCTCGTGCGGAACAAGACCCTCCTGACGGGCGGGGCGCTGGAGAACGCCCAGGTCAAGATCAGCGACCGCTTCGGCGAGCCTTACGTGGCCATCAAGTTCAACAGCCAGGGGGCCAACGAATTCGAGCGGATCACCGGGGAAAACGTCAAGAAGAGACTCGCCATCGTGCTGGACGGCGTTGTCCACTCGGCGCCGGTCATCCAGGAGAAGATCTCCGGGGGCCAGGCCCAGATCACGGGGACCTTCACCATGGATGAGGCCAAGGACCTGGCCATCGTTCTTCGGGCGGGTGCCCTGCCGGCGCCGGTCGTGATCCTGGAGGAGCGGACCGTGGGACCGTCCCTGGGCCAGGACTCCATCAACAAGGGGCTCTGGTCCGTCGCCATCGGCGGCCTCCTGGTGGTCCTGTTCATGGGCTTCTACTACAAATGGGCCGGCGTCATCGCCAACAGCGCCGTCATTCTCAACATCATCCTCCTCATGGGGACCCTCTCGGCCTTTAAGGCGACGCTGACCCTGCCGGGCATCGCCGGCATCGTTCTCGTCATCGGCATGGCCGTGGACGCCAACGTTCTCATCTTCGAGCGGATCCGCGAGGAGGTGAGGAACGGGAAGACCCCCAAGATGGCCGTCGAGGCGGGCTACGGCAAGGCGTTCCTGACAATTCTCGACTCGAACGTGACGACCCTCATCGCCGCCCTGTTCCTGTTCGGCTTCGGGACCGGTCCCGTGAAGGGCTTTGCCGTGACGCTCACCATCGGCATCATCGCCAGCATGTTCACCGCCGTCTTCGTGACGCGGATCGTCTTCGACCACTTCGTCCTGAACCGGAAGATCTCCCGGATCAGCGTATGA
- the yajC gene encoding preprotein translocase subunit YajC → MIGTAYAMGMPGGGGAGGDWSFIVMMGVLFAIFYFLLIRPQMKQQKEHKDMLASLTHGDLVMTSGGIQGKITAVADNVVTLEIADKVRIKVGKSFISTVLQKAGKESKE, encoded by the coding sequence GTGATCGGAACCGCATATGCCATGGGGATGCCCGGAGGCGGGGGCGCGGGAGGGGACTGGAGCTTCATCGTCATGATGGGCGTCCTGTTCGCCATCTTCTACTTCCTGCTCATCCGGCCCCAGATGAAACAGCAGAAAGAGCACAAGGACATGCTGGCCAGCCTGACCCACGGGGATCTGGTCATGACCTCGGGGGGGATCCAGGGGAAAATAACCGCCGTCGCGGACAACGTCGTGACCCTGGAGATCGCCGACAAGGTGAGAATCAAGGTGGGCAAGAGCTTCATCAGCACCGTCCTCCAGAAGGCCGGGAAGGAATCGAAGGAATAA